One stretch of Planctomycetota bacterium DNA includes these proteins:
- a CDS encoding plasma-membrane proton-efflux P-type ATPase has translation MPASLKSPNIALVSIPDTLASLQVDADTGLSRGEVEIRRKEQGYNEVAERREHPLLKFFGKFWGLSAWMLELIMILSLVLRNYSDLAIVSALLLVNAVLGYAQERRAAGVMETLRRRLQISARVLRDAKWQVVPARELVPGDIVRVRPGDVIPADMKVLTGTLSVDQSALTGESRDVDKAPCEVLSSGSVVRRGEGNGVVILTGAKTYFGRTTELVQVASPKLHIESVITKVVRWLFIIVGVLLTVVMALSLSRGAPLFEMIPLMLVLLMSAVPVALPVMFTVSMAIGSAELAKRGVLVTRLSAAEDAATMDVLCVDKTGTITMNQLAVTGVIPLDNAQETDVLFAGALASQEANQDPIDLAFLAAAKAKHALDGVPAVKPISFAPFDAKNRRTEAVIEQGGQRLRVMKGAVRTVAEACGMQPQAIEALDAQVRESALKGYRMLAVARGPETGTPRLVGLVSLYDPPRPDAKQLVGELHDLGVPVKMLTGDALAVACEIGNGVGLPNIRKVADLKAQDAQAGNAGVDLLAGADGIAEVYPEDKYLVVQHLQAAGHVVGMTGDGVNDAPALRQAEVGIAVSAATDVAKGAASVVLTDQGLTDIVALVEQGRIIYQRVLTWIINKISRTILKSTFVAIAFIVTGQFVVSAFAMLLLTFMTDFAKITLATDHVRHSRKPETWDIGGFIMVSVVLGMLMVVETLLLLYLCWSSFDLAPLEGVKDQPLHTFSFLTLLYFAVFSLVSARERRWFWATMPSKSLFVALTAEALVGSVLALVGLSGLAPLPWWQMLAIFGYAMGSCLVVNDAVKVAMIKWLAPS, from the coding sequence ATGCCAGCAAGCTTGAAATCGCCTAACATCGCATTGGTGTCGATTCCCGACACGCTCGCGTCCCTTCAGGTGGACGCCGACACCGGACTCTCGCGTGGCGAAGTCGAAATCCGCCGCAAGGAGCAGGGCTACAACGAGGTGGCCGAGCGAAGGGAGCACCCCCTCCTCAAGTTCTTCGGAAAATTCTGGGGACTATCGGCCTGGATGCTCGAACTGATCATGATTCTGTCACTCGTGCTGCGGAATTACTCCGATCTCGCCATCGTGAGTGCGTTGCTATTAGTTAATGCGGTATTGGGTTATGCCCAAGAGCGTCGTGCCGCAGGCGTGATGGAGACATTGCGACGGCGACTCCAGATCAGTGCGCGTGTGCTGAGAGATGCGAAATGGCAAGTCGTACCTGCTCGAGAACTGGTTCCCGGCGATATTGTTCGCGTACGACCAGGGGACGTTATTCCCGCGGATATGAAGGTGCTGACCGGGACCTTGAGCGTCGATCAATCGGCCCTCACGGGAGAGTCGAGAGATGTCGACAAGGCCCCTTGTGAAGTGCTTTCGTCGGGCTCTGTCGTCCGTCGAGGAGAAGGCAACGGCGTCGTGATTCTGACCGGGGCAAAGACCTATTTTGGCCGCACTACCGAACTCGTGCAGGTCGCGAGCCCCAAGCTGCATATCGAATCAGTAATCACCAAGGTCGTTCGCTGGCTGTTTATCATTGTCGGTGTATTGTTGACGGTGGTCATGGCATTGTCACTGAGCCGTGGTGCGCCTCTGTTCGAAATGATCCCGCTCATGCTGGTGCTTCTGATGAGTGCCGTGCCTGTGGCGCTGCCGGTCATGTTTACCGTCAGCATGGCCATCGGATCGGCGGAGTTGGCAAAACGAGGCGTGCTGGTCACGCGGCTCAGTGCAGCGGAAGACGCCGCGACAATGGACGTGCTCTGCGTGGACAAGACTGGCACCATTACGATGAATCAATTGGCGGTCACCGGCGTGATCCCGCTCGACAATGCCCAGGAAACCGACGTGCTGTTTGCTGGCGCCTTGGCTTCCCAGGAAGCCAACCAGGATCCGATTGATCTCGCATTCCTCGCCGCGGCGAAAGCGAAACACGCCTTGGACGGTGTTCCGGCAGTCAAGCCGATCTCATTTGCGCCGTTTGATGCAAAAAACCGGCGGACTGAAGCAGTGATCGAACAGGGCGGGCAGAGGCTACGCGTGATGAAAGGCGCCGTACGCACTGTCGCCGAGGCGTGTGGGATGCAGCCCCAAGCGATCGAGGCGCTCGATGCCCAGGTTCGTGAGTCCGCGCTCAAGGGCTATCGAATGCTCGCGGTGGCGCGCGGCCCTGAAACGGGTACCCCCAGGTTAGTTGGGCTGGTGAGCTTATACGATCCACCGCGACCTGATGCGAAGCAGCTTGTTGGCGAACTCCACGATCTCGGCGTCCCGGTCAAGATGCTGACGGGCGACGCACTGGCGGTGGCGTGTGAGATTGGCAACGGAGTCGGGTTGCCAAATATCCGCAAGGTGGCAGACTTGAAAGCCCAGGACGCTCAAGCTGGTAATGCGGGGGTCGATCTTCTCGCCGGCGCCGATGGCATTGCCGAAGTCTACCCAGAGGACAAGTATCTGGTAGTTCAGCACTTGCAGGCTGCCGGACATGTGGTTGGCATGACGGGCGACGGCGTCAACGACGCGCCGGCACTCCGTCAAGCCGAAGTGGGCATCGCCGTCAGCGCAGCGACCGATGTTGCCAAGGGAGCCGCGAGCGTCGTTTTAACGGATCAGGGGCTCACCGACATTGTGGCGCTGGTTGAGCAGGGGCGGATCATCTACCAGCGGGTGCTGACATGGATCATCAACAAGATCAGTCGGACGATCCTGAAGTCCACCTTCGTGGCGATTGCCTTCATCGTGACCGGTCAGTTTGTTGTCTCGGCCTTTGCGATGCTCCTGCTCACCTTCATGACAGACTTCGCGAAAATCACGCTTGCCACCGATCATGTGCGACACTCTCGAAAGCCGGAGACCTGGGACATCGGCGGCTTCATTATGGTCTCCGTGGTATTGGGTATGCTGATGGTGGTGGAGACTCTGCTCCTTTTGTATCTCTGCTGGTCAAGTTTTGATCTGGCGCCGCTCGAAGGGGTTAAAGACCAGCCGCTTCATACATTTAGCTTCTTGACACTGCTCTATTTTGCAGTGTTCTCCTTGGTGTCGGCGCGGGAACGTCGCTGGTTTTGGGCGACCATGCCCAGCAAGAGCCTCTTCGTCGCCCTAACGGCCGAAGCGCTCGTCGGGTCGGTCCTGGCTCTTGTTGGCCTCTCGGGCCTTGCGCCCCTGCCTTGGTGGCAGATGCTGGCCATCTTCGGTTATGCGATGGGTTCGTGCCTTGTCGTCAACGATGCCGTGAAGGTGGCAATGATTAAATGGCTTGCTCCGAGCTAG
- a CDS encoding malate dehydrogenase, whose product MTEHPPLPNWWPGDEPAAPIRVAISGASGHLGYNLVFRIAAGALFGPVQSVTLSLLESPKGMRALQALSMELKDCAYPLLNDIELSSDPFEAFHGADWVILLAGWPLNYDQSSRHDLLHKNGPIYVEHGRAINLACPTARILVVAEPCNTNCMIAMHEAPNVAPERWFALNRLDRMRATAMIAEKAQVPVSKVNRVTVWGNHSESIFVDFRNSFIGERPAHELITDQKWVHEVFEPAVATRSREINSLCGTTPAAAAAQAILGTIRSISTPTPFYRRFGAAVCSPGAYDVPKGLVFGLPLRTEDGHQWDVVDDLYIDNYARARLDQNIEELELEKTAAGI is encoded by the coding sequence ATGACCGAGCACCCGCCATTGCCGAATTGGTGGCCAGGTGATGAGCCTGCCGCGCCCATTCGTGTCGCCATTAGTGGCGCATCCGGGCATTTGGGCTACAATCTGGTTTTCCGCATCGCTGCCGGCGCGCTGTTCGGCCCCGTGCAATCGGTGACGCTAAGCTTGCTCGAGTCGCCCAAAGGGATGCGGGCGTTGCAGGCCTTGAGCATGGAGTTAAAGGACTGCGCCTATCCACTGTTGAACGACATTGAATTATCTTCCGACCCTTTCGAAGCCTTTCACGGCGCCGACTGGGTGATTCTTCTGGCCGGCTGGCCCCTGAACTACGATCAATCGTCGCGGCATGATTTGCTGCATAAGAACGGCCCCATCTATGTCGAGCATGGACGCGCGATCAATTTGGCCTGCCCAACCGCGCGTATTCTGGTGGTGGCGGAGCCCTGCAATACCAACTGCATGATCGCCATGCACGAGGCCCCCAATGTGGCCCCCGAGCGCTGGTTCGCCTTAAATCGACTCGATCGCATGCGCGCGACTGCCATGATTGCCGAAAAGGCACAGGTGCCGGTGTCGAAAGTGAACCGCGTAACGGTCTGGGGAAATCATAGCGAAAGCATCTTTGTCGACTTCCGCAATTCGTTCATTGGCGAGCGGCCTGCTCACGAGCTAATTACCGATCAGAAATGGGTGCATGAAGTGTTCGAGCCGGCCGTCGCGACGCGTAGTCGCGAGATCAACAGCCTCTGCGGCACGACTCCCGCGGCCGCGGCAGCGCAGGCGATCCTTGGGACGATTCGCTCAATCTCGACCCCGACCCCTTTTTACCGACGCTTTGGCGCCGCCGTGTGTTCGCCCGGCGCTTACGATGTGCCCAAGGGCTTGGTGTTTGGTTTGCCTTTGCGCACCGAAGACGGGCATCAATGGGATGTCGTCGACGATCTCTACATTGATAACTATGCGCGGGCCCGATTGGACCAAAACATCGAAGAGTTGGAACTCGAGAAGACCGCAGCCGGAATCTAA
- a CDS encoding efflux RND transporter permease subunit, whose protein sequence is MNGLIQASIRNAYAVTVMALTMLVIGVLVMTMIPIDILPVFKSPAVQVLTFYGGMPAEGIEKDITNRMERWVGQSNGLKRQESRSIVGASIVRNYFQSDVDPSGALTQVNSLALATIPNLPPGTLPPVVLPFDPTSSTPVALVALDSSSQTEAILYDVGRYEVRSMIMSNPGAVAPVVYGGKVRAVMLYLDRIRMQARGLSPLDVMKAMDNYNLFLPTGSVKMGNTDYAVDSNSMYTFVERMGDIPLSASDNKISFMRDVATPSDAAFIQTNVVRVNGRRQVYIPVYRQLGASTLRVVDSVRNGLADMQARITRPGIDLKLVMDQSVYVRASIAALIQEGILGAILCSLVILLFLGEWRMTVIAILTLPLAVFGAIVCLYAAGMTVNVMTLAGLALAIGPMVDSAIICLENTHRHLGFGVEPKEAAFLGASEVAMPELIATLCTFLVLSPLAFVPGIGQFLFTPMALAVAFAMICAYLLSRTLVPSFSAMFLKSHGGHGHDEKPKNLVARAFARWERVIESAISKYVVALGWVLGNRWKVVFTGFGTLAVVLATIGPNLRREFFPDVDAGAFELAVRSPSGTRIEVSEEWIAKVEDFVRKNIDEHDLQLIVSELGVTSDWSAAYTPNAGPMDAVVKVQLSEHRHHSSQYYAERLRRELHANEQLSQLEYAFDTGGMIRGALNEGKSTPINIRVIGKNMHLSYDIADALRKEVIKVDGVVDARVIQRMNYPQFTLTVDRSKAADLGLNQEDIMRNVVAATNSSISFNKKNFWIDPVSYNQYFVGVQYPEQDIVSIDTLLDIPVTSPKQHTPVPLRNLVTISRTTVPTEIGHVNIQPAIDLTMGVARRDLGHVSVDVAKVIDRFGARLPDGRWAPYDIHEPQSKKTLEGAKIELSGEYARMQDTFSSLSVALILASLLIYFLMVALGKSWIVPLSVMLIVPLSLAGVVVMLFATGTALNVQSLLGIIFIVGINVSNAVLMSDFAQELRRHEGLSPTEAIRKAASIRVRPVTMTALAAFFAMVPAALAFELGSEANAPLARAILGGLIAVEPATLFVLPALFSLMVRDDRPAIDLRNDPPLETAPELTPTTGEEL, encoded by the coding sequence ATGAACGGACTTATTCAGGCTTCCATTCGGAATGCGTATGCCGTTACGGTCATGGCCTTGACCATGCTCGTGATTGGCGTATTGGTCATGACCATGATTCCGATCGACATCTTGCCGGTGTTTAAAAGTCCGGCCGTGCAGGTATTGACGTTCTATGGCGGCATGCCGGCTGAAGGAATCGAGAAAGACATCACCAATCGCATGGAGCGGTGGGTCGGTCAGTCCAATGGTCTGAAGCGTCAGGAATCGCGATCGATTGTCGGCGCTAGCATTGTCCGCAACTATTTTCAAAGCGACGTCGATCCCAGCGGTGCGCTGACCCAAGTCAATTCGCTCGCGCTGGCCACGATTCCGAATTTGCCCCCCGGCACTCTTCCGCCGGTGGTGTTGCCTTTCGATCCTACAAGTAGTACGCCCGTCGCGTTGGTGGCGCTCGACAGCAGTTCGCAGACCGAAGCGATTCTGTACGACGTTGGCCGCTATGAAGTCCGCAGCATGATCATGAGTAACCCAGGCGCCGTGGCGCCTGTGGTTTATGGCGGCAAGGTTCGAGCGGTCATGCTGTACCTCGATCGGATTCGCATGCAAGCGCGGGGTTTATCCCCCTTGGATGTGATGAAGGCCATGGACAATTACAACCTCTTTTTGCCGACCGGCAGCGTCAAGATGGGCAATACCGACTACGCCGTCGATTCGAATTCGATGTACACGTTCGTCGAGCGGATGGGAGATATCCCACTTAGCGCATCGGACAACAAGATCTCGTTTATGCGCGACGTGGCCACCCCTAGCGATGCCGCATTCATTCAGACCAACGTCGTCCGCGTGAACGGCCGGCGTCAGGTCTACATTCCCGTCTATCGTCAATTGGGCGCTAGCACGTTACGCGTGGTCGATTCAGTCCGCAATGGTCTGGCCGACATGCAGGCGCGAATCACACGGCCGGGAATTGACCTGAAATTAGTAATGGATCAGTCCGTTTATGTTCGTGCCTCGATCGCGGCCTTGATTCAAGAAGGGATTCTGGGGGCTATTTTGTGCTCGTTGGTCATCCTGCTGTTCTTGGGTGAATGGCGCATGACCGTGATCGCGATTCTGACGCTGCCGCTGGCCGTCTTCGGTGCGATTGTCTGCCTTTATGCCGCCGGCATGACCGTGAATGTCATGACGCTGGCTGGTTTGGCGTTAGCCATTGGGCCGATGGTCGACAGCGCGATCATTTGCCTGGAGAACACGCATCGACACCTGGGTTTCGGCGTCGAGCCCAAGGAAGCTGCCTTCCTCGGCGCCAGCGAAGTCGCGATGCCCGAATTGATTGCCACGCTTTGTACGTTCTTGGTGTTGTCGCCGTTGGCCTTTGTTCCGGGAATTGGCCAGTTCTTGTTCACGCCGATGGCACTGGCGGTAGCCTTCGCCATGATTTGCGCGTATTTGCTATCGCGAACTCTGGTGCCGTCATTCAGTGCCATGTTTCTCAAATCTCATGGTGGCCATGGCCACGACGAAAAGCCCAAAAACCTAGTTGCGCGGGCCTTCGCCCGATGGGAACGCGTGATCGAATCCGCGATCAGTAAATACGTGGTGGCCTTGGGGTGGGTGCTGGGCAATCGCTGGAAAGTAGTGTTCACTGGCTTCGGGACACTGGCCGTCGTACTGGCCACGATCGGACCGAATCTGCGGCGAGAATTCTTTCCCGACGTTGACGCCGGGGCGTTCGAACTGGCGGTCAGATCGCCGAGCGGCACGCGCATCGAAGTCAGTGAAGAATGGATTGCAAAAGTCGAGGACTTCGTCCGAAAGAACATTGACGAACACGACTTGCAGTTGATCGTGTCCGAATTGGGCGTCACCTCAGACTGGTCAGCGGCTTACACCCCCAACGCGGGGCCGATGGATGCCGTGGTAAAAGTTCAGCTCAGCGAGCACCGCCATCACTCTTCGCAGTATTACGCTGAGCGTTTGCGCCGCGAATTGCACGCCAACGAGCAACTGTCACAGTTGGAATATGCCTTTGACACGGGCGGCATGATTCGCGGCGCCTTGAACGAGGGCAAGTCCACGCCGATTAACATTCGCGTGATCGGCAAGAACATGCACCTGTCGTATGACATTGCCGATGCGCTGCGCAAGGAGGTGATCAAGGTTGACGGCGTGGTCGACGCCCGGGTCATTCAACGCATGAACTACCCGCAATTCACGTTGACGGTCGATCGTTCCAAGGCCGCTGACCTGGGGTTGAACCAGGAAGACATCATGCGCAACGTCGTGGCGGCGACGAACTCAAGCATCTCGTTCAACAAGAAAAACTTCTGGATCGACCCGGTCAGCTACAACCAATACTTCGTCGGCGTGCAATATCCCGAACAGGACATCGTTTCGATCGACACATTGCTCGATATTCCAGTGACCAGCCCCAAGCAGCACACACCGGTCCCGCTAAGAAACCTGGTGACGATTTCGCGAACCACGGTTCCGACCGAAATCGGCCACGTTAATATTCAACCGGCAATCGACTTGACCATGGGAGTAGCCCGCCGTGACCTGGGGCACGTGTCAGTGGATGTTGCCAAGGTGATCGATCGCTTTGGCGCACGATTGCCCGACGGTCGATGGGCGCCTTACGATATTCACGAGCCTCAATCCAAGAAGACGCTCGAAGGCGCCAAGATCGAGTTGAGCGGTGAATACGCTCGCATGCAGGATACTTTTAGTAGCCTGAGCGTGGCGCTGATTCTGGCCAGCTTGCTGATCTATTTTCTGATGGTGGCACTGGGCAAGTCGTGGATTGTGCCGCTTTCGGTCATGCTGATCGTGCCACTGTCATTGGCTGGCGTCGTGGTGATGCTCTTTGCGACGGGTACTGCCCTGAACGTACAGTCGCTGCTGGGCATCATTTTCATCGTCGGCATCAACGTATCGAACGCCGTGCTGATGTCAGACTTTGCCCAGGAGTTGCGACGTCATGAAGGATTGAGTCCGACCGAGGCGATTCGCAAAGCGGCCTCGATCCGCGTGCGGCCGGTTACGATGACGGCACTGGCTGCGTTCTTTGCCATGGTGCCCGCCGCTTTGGCATTTGAGTTGGGCAGCGAAGCAAATGCTCCCTTGGCCCGAGCTATCCTGGGTGGTCTAATCGCGGTGGAACCGGCTACTTTGTTCGTCTTGCCAGCGCTCTTTTCGTTGATGGTCCGTGACGATCGTCCGGCAATTGATCTTCGAAATGATCCACCGCTTGAAACTGCTCCCGAGCTAACTCCCACGACTGGTGAAGAACTGTAA
- a CDS encoding efflux RND transporter periplasmic adaptor subunit: MSNRDWWLRGASVAGVFLAGFSGWHWLGNAAPLHTPAAHAQAARDSAGEPLSSETIRIDAVHPKAGGLPRVTTQPGSVHAFDFADLYTKVSGYLAQQNVDIGDTVRAGQVLAVLDSPELLKEVERAAASVERAKAQVRQMQARVVSAQADHKAVEAAVVQAQADVQRDLARESFHGKQFKRISELFDLKSIDEKLVDEKEDQFRAAEAAVAASQASLATHRAQVVAAAAKIDQALADVADAEAEVRVAAANLGRAQVMFDYLKIVSPYDGVITFRGYHRGDFIKAADQGVSQPVVSVARVDLMRVIVPIPDRDVPYAEPGDGVFVEIDALPGRKFTGKLSRIAVIEDDKTRNMRAEVDLPNTERVLRGGMYGRVTIELQPAAPAAVQIPSSCLVGGVRDGQGAVFVVRDGKARKTPIQVGTDNGIAVEVLGGLTVKDLVVASNSGAIQDGTPVDATHAAGAEARSLGH; this comes from the coding sequence ATGAGCAATCGTGATTGGTGGCTGCGAGGAGCGTCGGTCGCCGGAGTGTTTCTGGCCGGGTTTAGCGGTTGGCATTGGCTTGGCAATGCGGCTCCGTTGCACACGCCGGCCGCCCACGCGCAGGCTGCTCGTGATTCGGCGGGTGAACCGCTGAGTTCCGAGACCATTCGCATTGACGCGGTACACCCCAAGGCGGGCGGTTTGCCGCGCGTGACCACGCAACCGGGCTCGGTTCACGCATTTGACTTCGCCGATTTGTATACCAAGGTATCCGGATATCTTGCTCAGCAGAACGTCGACATCGGCGATACGGTTCGCGCTGGCCAGGTGCTGGCGGTCCTCGATTCTCCCGAATTACTCAAGGAAGTCGAACGCGCGGCGGCCTCGGTGGAAAGGGCCAAAGCTCAGGTCCGCCAGATGCAGGCGCGTGTCGTCTCGGCACAAGCGGATCACAAAGCAGTCGAGGCTGCTGTTGTGCAGGCCCAAGCTGACGTGCAGCGCGATCTGGCTCGCGAATCTTTCCACGGCAAACAATTCAAACGCATTTCCGAGTTGTTCGATCTGAAGTCGATCGACGAAAAGCTGGTCGACGAGAAAGAAGATCAATTCCGCGCGGCGGAGGCCGCCGTCGCGGCTTCGCAGGCGTCCTTGGCCACCCACCGGGCGCAAGTGGTGGCGGCCGCGGCCAAAATCGATCAGGCCCTGGCAGACGTGGCTGATGCCGAAGCCGAAGTGCGCGTCGCCGCGGCTAACTTGGGGCGCGCGCAGGTGATGTTTGACTATTTGAAAATCGTTTCCCCCTACGACGGCGTCATCACGTTTCGGGGATACCACCGCGGAGACTTCATCAAAGCCGCCGATCAAGGCGTTTCACAACCGGTCGTCAGCGTAGCTCGCGTTGATCTGATGCGGGTGATTGTGCCCATTCCCGATCGCGATGTGCCGTACGCCGAGCCCGGCGACGGCGTCTTTGTCGAGATCGATGCACTGCCTGGGCGCAAGTTCACTGGCAAGCTATCGCGTATTGCCGTGATTGAAGATGACAAGACTCGCAACATGCGCGCCGAGGTCGACTTGCCGAATACGGAACGCGTGTTGCGCGGGGGCATGTATGGACGTGTGACGATCGAATTGCAGCCAGCCGCTCCTGCGGCAGTGCAGATTCCCTCCTCCTGTCTGGTCGGCGGCGTGCGCGACGGCCAAGGCGCCGTGTTCGTGGTCCGCGACGGCAAGGCGCGCAAGACACCGATTCAGGTCGGCACCGACAACGGCATTGCCGTGGAGGTGCTTGGCGGATTGACGGTCAAAGACTTGGTTGTGGCCAGCAACAGCGGCGCCATCCAAGATGGGACACCGGTTGACGCAACTCACGCGGCCGGTGCCGAGGCCCGCTCCTTGGGGCACTAG
- a CDS encoding TolC family protein, translating into MLIVPGAAESHVIDLPSAIRLAEVTNPNLGMSRAALSEAMAIHRSTRVLLLPDLNAGANYDTHHGPYQASPGHIFDVDRQSVYVGGGARTLAAETLGIPMVRIFAHLGDAYFLPLAARQEVAARGAENQAVTNEVLLDVVTRYLELAAAESRIDAWRKSLGEIDEIRRNTQSFARTGQGREGDFQRATGDALLMRVESLDAEAEAMIASNELARLLRLDPAIHLTTMQAPLELVELVDPVRTPEELAEMAARLRPEIRAQSAMIGAAQARYRLERTRPLLPTVMVGYSAGGFGGGSNRSDLKSDVEAFQRFGGRSDFDMWAYWTLQNFGAGNVALQNQRSADRTEAVARRTVTQFNIRREVIATFAALQAAKQRLDVVARQLESAQRGAKEELIRTRLGEGLPIESLNSITRLAKARQDAIGAVVDYDLAQFRLFVAVGSRPSSAGPNPAPLEEAAIGSRP; encoded by the coding sequence TTGCTCATCGTTCCTGGCGCCGCTGAGTCGCACGTGATCGATCTGCCGTCGGCCATACGCTTGGCCGAAGTGACTAACCCTAATCTGGGCATGAGTCGCGCCGCGTTGTCCGAAGCGATGGCCATTCATCGGAGTACACGCGTCCTGTTGCTGCCCGACTTGAACGCCGGCGCCAATTACGACACGCACCACGGTCCCTACCAGGCCTCGCCAGGTCATATTTTCGACGTGGATCGGCAGTCAGTCTACGTCGGCGGCGGCGCCAGAACATTGGCGGCCGAAACCTTAGGTATCCCCATGGTTCGCATCTTCGCTCATCTTGGTGATGCCTACTTCCTGCCCCTGGCGGCGCGTCAGGAAGTGGCGGCACGCGGCGCCGAGAACCAGGCGGTGACTAACGAGGTCTTGCTCGATGTCGTCACGCGCTACCTCGAACTGGCGGCCGCCGAGTCGCGCATTGATGCCTGGCGGAAATCGCTTGGCGAAATCGATGAGATTCGCCGCAACACGCAGTCATTTGCTCGGACGGGCCAAGGACGCGAAGGCGATTTTCAACGCGCGACCGGCGATGCGCTATTGATGCGAGTGGAATCGCTCGATGCCGAGGCCGAAGCCATGATTGCGTCAAATGAATTGGCAAGATTACTCAGACTTGACCCGGCCATCCACTTGACCACGATGCAGGCGCCGCTCGAGTTGGTTGAGTTAGTCGATCCCGTTCGCACGCCCGAGGAACTGGCCGAAATGGCAGCCAGGCTGCGGCCAGAAATTCGCGCGCAAAGCGCAATGATTGGCGCGGCACAAGCGCGTTATCGCTTGGAGCGGACGCGCCCGCTGTTGCCCACGGTCATGGTGGGATATAGCGCCGGTGGCTTTGGCGGTGGCAGCAATCGCAGCGATTTGAAGTCGGACGTCGAAGCCTTTCAGCGATTTGGCGGTCGCAGCGATTTCGACATGTGGGCGTATTGGACGTTGCAGAATTTCGGCGCCGGCAATGTCGCATTGCAGAACCAGCGAAGTGCCGATCGTACCGAAGCCGTGGCCCGCCGCACGGTGACACAATTCAACATACGAAGAGAAGTCATCGCAACCTTTGCCGCACTGCAAGCCGCCAAGCAGCGACTTGACGTTGTCGCTCGACAACTGGAGAGCGCCCAGCGCGGGGCTAAAGAGGAATTGATTCGCACTCGACTGGGCGAAGGTTTGCCAATTGAATCGCTGAACAGCATCACCCGTCTGGCGAAAGCGCGCCAAGATGCGATCGGCGCCGTCGTCGATTATGACCTCGCTCAATTCCGTTTATTTGTCGCAGTGGGGAGCCGACCTTCGAGTGCTGGCCCCAATCCTGCCCCACTTGAAGAGGCAGCGATCGGTTCGCGGCCATAG